In Nitrosospira briensis C-128, a genomic segment contains:
- the recQ gene encoding DNA helicase RecQ, which produces MAPRALALLKDIFGYPAFRGRQAEVIAHIAGGGDCLVLMPTGGGKSLCYQIPALLRNGVAVVVSPLIALMQNQVAALHEAGVRAAFLNSSLSQTEAATVERGMLAGTYDLVYVAPERLLTPRFLDLLARTPLSLFAIDEAHCVSQWGHDFRPEYIQLSILHERFPNIPRIALTATADSVTREEIIRRLGLDGAEIFISSFDRPNIRYQIVDKINGKAQLIAFIRAEHDGDAGIVYCLSRRKVEETAAWLVEKGIRALPYHAGMSAPDRSRNQEEFLREEGIVMVATIAFGMGIDKPDVRFVAHLDLPKSVEAYYQETGRAGRDGQAASAWMAYGLGDVVQQRRMIEDSPAEAQFKRSASAKLDALLALCEATTCRRARLLEYFGEAPASAACGNCDVCLDPPQVWDGTVAAQKALSCAFRTGQRFGAGHLIDVLRGNDTTRVRQWAHDKVSTFGIGKELDEKAWRAVFRQLAALGLLTADSEGHGSLRLAAASRAVLTGNQTVRLRLQPERKKAAAKTKVAREDKTATLDLAARALWARLRAWRTEAAKTHGVPAYVVFHDATLAELVRLHPKTENELREVPGIGARKLESYGDDLLMILRS; this is translated from the coding sequence ATGGCGCCCCGCGCTCTCGCCCTTCTGAAGGATATCTTCGGCTATCCCGCTTTTCGTGGTCGGCAGGCCGAAGTGATCGCGCATATTGCCGGAGGCGGGGATTGCCTCGTATTGATGCCGACCGGAGGCGGAAAATCGTTGTGCTATCAGATTCCGGCGTTATTGCGCAACGGTGTCGCGGTAGTGGTTTCGCCGCTGATTGCGCTTATGCAGAATCAGGTAGCGGCCCTGCACGAAGCCGGGGTGCGTGCGGCGTTTCTCAATTCCTCCCTGTCACAGACAGAAGCGGCCACAGTCGAGCGAGGCATGCTCGCCGGCACATATGATCTGGTGTATGTGGCGCCGGAGAGGTTGTTGACACCGCGCTTTCTCGATCTTCTGGCGCGCACGCCGCTTTCCCTGTTTGCCATCGATGAGGCGCACTGCGTGTCTCAATGGGGCCATGATTTCCGCCCCGAATACATCCAGCTTTCAATCCTGCATGAGCGATTTCCCAACATACCACGCATTGCCCTGACAGCCACCGCGGATAGCGTGACGCGAGAGGAAATCATCCGGCGTCTTGGCCTCGATGGCGCCGAAATATTTATTTCAAGTTTTGACCGCCCCAACATTCGTTATCAGATCGTCGATAAAATAAACGGCAAGGCCCAGTTAATCGCTTTTATCCGCGCTGAGCATGATGGCGACGCCGGTATCGTCTATTGTCTGTCGCGCAGGAAAGTCGAGGAAACAGCGGCTTGGCTGGTCGAAAAGGGTATACGTGCCCTTCCATACCATGCCGGTATGAGTGCACCGGACCGCAGCCGCAACCAGGAAGAATTTCTGCGCGAAGAAGGCATTGTAATGGTCGCTACCATCGCATTCGGGATGGGCATAGACAAGCCGGACGTGCGCTTCGTGGCTCACCTCGATCTGCCCAAGAGCGTGGAAGCCTATTATCAGGAAACCGGCCGTGCCGGGCGCGACGGTCAAGCCGCCAGCGCATGGATGGCTTACGGCTTGGGCGATGTGGTACAGCAGCGGCGGATGATAGAGGATTCCCCGGCGGAAGCACAATTCAAACGAAGCGCTTCGGCCAAGCTCGATGCGCTGCTGGCACTGTGCGAAGCCACCACCTGCCGTCGTGCGCGCCTGCTCGAGTATTTTGGCGAAGCGCCAGCCAGTGCCGCTTGCGGCAATTGCGATGTCTGCCTCGATCCGCCACAGGTGTGGGACGGGACGGTGGCCGCACAGAAGGCGCTGTCGTGTGCATTTCGCACCGGCCAGCGCTTTGGTGCCGGGCATCTGATTGACGTGCTGCGCGGCAACGATACCACGCGCGTGAGGCAATGGGCTCACGACAAGGTCAGCACCTTCGGTATCGGCAAGGAATTGGATGAAAAAGCCTGGCGAGCAGTATTCCGCCAACTGGCGGCGCTCGGCTTGCTCACCGCAGACAGTGAAGGTCATGGTTCGCTGCGTCTTGCCGCAGCCAGCCGCGCAGTGCTGACTGGGAATCAAACGGTGCGTCTGCGCCTGCAGCCAGAGCGAAAGAAGGCTGCGGCCAAGACCAAGGTGGCACGTGAAGATAAAACCGCCACGCTTGACCTCGCGGCGCGTGCGCTATGGGCGCGCCTGCGCGCATGGCGCACCGAAGCTGCAAAGACGCACGGCGTTCCCGCTTATGTGGTGTTTCACGATGCAACACTGGCAGAATTGGTACGCCTGCATCCAAAGACGGAAAATGAACTGCGCGAAGTGCCCGGTATCGGCGCAAGAAAACTGGAGAGTTACGGCGACGATCTGCTTATGATTCTTCGAAGTTGA
- a CDS encoding SRPBCC family protein — MFNLGSMFNLGPADPVVGKKSILVKLSAAEVFKFIGDDLFHNYPRWSPEVQELECLTDGPVKSGTIARQVRVDHGQRSESKFRITIYEPSRRLAFAGVVEPYRCLYELQPKSGEDVTELSFTFELLELKVFMRPFEQLVRSAIQEGAVQTVENIKRLVESGKPAKAARL, encoded by the coding sequence ATGTTTAATTTAGGCTCCATGTTCAATCTGGGCCCCGCTGATCCAGTAGTCGGCAAGAAGAGCATTCTGGTCAAGTTATCCGCTGCTGAAGTCTTCAAATTTATTGGCGACGATTTATTTCATAACTATCCCAGATGGTCGCCGGAAGTACAGGAACTTGAATGTCTCACTGATGGGCCCGTAAAGTCGGGAACCATAGCAAGGCAGGTACGCGTGGATCACGGCCAACGCTCGGAATCGAAATTTCGGATTACGATTTATGAACCTTCGAGGCGACTGGCCTTTGCGGGCGTTGTTGAACCTTATCGCTGCCTTTACGAACTACAACCCAAAAGCGGGGAAGATGTAACGGAATTGAGTTTTACTTTTGAACTACTTGAACTCAAAGTATTCATGCGACCTTTTGAGCAACTGGTCCGGAGCGCGATTCAGGAGGGTGCAGTCCAAACGGTAGAAAATATAAAACGTCTGGTTGAAAGCGGCAAACCCGCCAAAGCCGCTCGACTCTGA
- a CDS encoding methyltransferase, which translates to MTDEVSTEAQQPQAPDDRKLWDVVLGIYGYPALLLAHKLGVFSLLEDGELSLPVICERLDIKARPAEAILTTATALGFLSVKEGHYSLTAVAEHYLLKKNPSYFGFMWDLMIENDQVHSFKSLEKAIRTDEPQVYGGTGIYRPEEVQAKLVRRFTRSMYSMSIKSAFHWPEVLDLSAHHTMLDIGGSSGAHSIGAVSKWSNLQAIVFDFPMVCEVANEFIAQHGMQNRIKTCEGDMWRDELPAADLHFYSTVYNDWPPEKCSFLTAKSFNALPPGGRIIIHGMLYNEDKSGPFAAAAFSMLMMGWTEGKSYSSTELSAMLSDAGFRDVEVRPAFGYYSVVTGLKP; encoded by the coding sequence ATGACAGATGAAGTTTCTACAGAAGCACAGCAACCGCAGGCACCGGATGATAGAAAACTATGGGATGTTGTCCTCGGAATTTATGGCTATCCAGCGCTGCTTCTTGCGCATAAGCTCGGCGTCTTTTCTCTACTGGAAGACGGCGAACTTTCGCTACCCGTCATCTGCGAGAGGCTGGACATCAAAGCGCGCCCTGCCGAAGCGATTCTGACCACAGCAACAGCGCTGGGGTTCCTGTCGGTAAAAGAGGGACATTATTCGTTGACGGCAGTCGCTGAACACTATCTGCTAAAGAAAAACCCGAGCTATTTTGGCTTTATGTGGGATCTGATGATCGAAAACGATCAGGTACATTCATTTAAAAGCCTTGAAAAGGCAATTCGCACAGATGAGCCCCAGGTTTATGGCGGGACGGGTATTTACCGTCCCGAAGAGGTGCAGGCCAAACTCGTACGAAGATTCACGCGCAGCATGTACAGTATGAGCATCAAATCGGCTTTCCACTGGCCGGAGGTGCTCGATCTCTCCGCTCACCATACCATGCTCGACATTGGTGGAAGTTCGGGCGCCCATTCGATTGGGGCCGTATCAAAGTGGAGTAATTTACAAGCTATCGTTTTCGATTTTCCCATGGTGTGCGAGGTTGCAAATGAATTCATTGCCCAGCATGGCATGCAAAATCGAATCAAGACATGCGAAGGAGACATGTGGCGTGATGAACTGCCGGCAGCCGATCTTCACTTTTATTCCACCGTTTATAATGACTGGCCCCCTGAGAAGTGCAGCTTTCTTACCGCGAAGAGTTTCAATGCTCTCCCGCCTGGGGGACGCATCATCATCCATGGAATGCTCTATAACGAGGACAAATCCGGTCCTTTCGCTGCGGCTGCATTCAGCATGCTCATGATGGGGTGGACCGAGGGAAAATCCTACTCCTCCACGGAACTGTCCGCCATGCTGAGCGATGCAGGATTTCGTGATGTCGAAGTGCGTCCAGCTTTTGGTTATTATAGTGTAGTTACTGGCCTCAAACCTTAA
- a CDS encoding DUF4372 domain-containing protein, with translation MSCTEQFRAMTFAQLTYRESLQVHCQ, from the coding sequence ATGAGTTGCACCGAACAGTTCCGTGCCATGACGTTTGCGCAACTGACTTATCGCGAGAGTCTGCAGGTTCATTGCCAGTGA
- a CDS encoding response regulator, with the protein MDSKGPTLFGVKILIVDDEPDALELTRLMLTLNHACVIAAGNAADGLEQIQIHRPDVIVSDIGMPRVDGYQFIREVRNLPAHTGGQTPAVALTAFNRAEDKIRAINAGFQKHLSKPFELRALIDVIASMTGKNKPLNG; encoded by the coding sequence ATGGATAGCAAAGGTCCTACACTTTTCGGAGTGAAAATACTGATCGTGGATGACGAGCCGGATGCGCTGGAGTTGACCAGGCTCATGCTGACTCTCAACCACGCTTGTGTGATTGCGGCTGGCAACGCTGCCGACGGATTGGAACAGATACAGATACACAGGCCGGATGTCATCGTCAGTGACATCGGCATGCCCCGGGTGGATGGCTATCAATTCATTCGCGAAGTAAGGAATCTGCCTGCGCATACCGGCGGGCAAACCCCTGCCGTTGCGCTTACCGCATTCAATCGTGCGGAAGATAAAATAAGAGCGATTAACGCCGGTTTTCAGAAGCATCTCTCCAAGCCCTTCGAATTACGTGCCTTAATAGACGTAATTGCAAGCATGACAGGGAAAAATAAGCCATTAAACGGATGA
- a CDS encoding potassium transporter Kup: MSVSLISQHKKSGLAALTMAAVGIVYGDIGTSPLYTMKEVFSEKHGLVLNTPNLLGVVSLIVWGLILIVSLKYVTLILRADNREEGGIMALMALALSSVGKASRWYFPVTVIGLFGATLFYGDSVITPAISVLSAIEGLEVATPVLKPYVVPLTVAILVGLYALQSRGTAGIGSWFGPIMLVWFFTLAAMGIVNIVQAPEVLVALNPWHAIIFLNDNRLIAFIALGAVVLAFTGAEALYADMGHFGAKPIRLAWFSIVFPALALNYLGQGGLLLSNPGAVSNPFFHQLGAWSTYPLVILSTIATVIASQATISGTFSMTKQAIALGFLPRMKIVHTSAMQIGQIYIPTVNWLQLTAVLIAVTGFGSSSNLAAAYGIAVTATMLVTTILTFFVLRYRWKYNLALTMLGTGFFLVIDLVFFSANTLKILHGGWFPLLLGIFLFTIMLTWKQGRQLVFENLNKHAIPLKDFLRSLFKTPPMRVPGTAIFLHGDIDGVPHALLHNLTHNKVLHERVVFLTVRMVEVPWVPISDRVQIEELGNQCYQIIIQYGFKDEPHVPQALELCKQYGLEFEILATSFFIARQTILSSPGAGMARWQEHLFIGMSRIARGAADYYQIPPNRVIELGTQVEI; encoded by the coding sequence GTGAGTGTTTCTTTAATATCGCAACATAAGAAAAGCGGTCTCGCTGCATTGACCATGGCGGCAGTGGGGATTGTTTATGGCGATATAGGTACAAGCCCCCTCTACACCATGAAAGAGGTATTCTCGGAAAAACATGGCCTTGTTCTCAATACCCCCAATTTATTAGGCGTCGTCTCGCTGATTGTCTGGGGTCTCATCCTGATCGTATCCCTCAAGTACGTTACCCTCATTCTGCGCGCAGACAATCGGGAAGAGGGCGGCATCATGGCTCTGATGGCACTGGCGCTATCTTCAGTAGGCAAGGCGTCGCGCTGGTATTTCCCGGTAACAGTGATAGGCTTGTTTGGCGCAACGCTGTTCTATGGCGACAGCGTCATTACGCCGGCGATTTCGGTACTCTCCGCAATTGAAGGTCTGGAAGTCGCTACGCCAGTGTTAAAACCCTATGTCGTGCCGCTCACTGTAGCCATTCTGGTAGGGCTGTATGCGCTGCAATCCAGAGGTACTGCCGGCATAGGCAGTTGGTTCGGTCCGATCATGCTCGTCTGGTTTTTTACGTTGGCTGCCATGGGTATTGTCAATATCGTTCAAGCGCCGGAAGTTCTGGTTGCGCTCAATCCGTGGCACGCAATCATTTTTTTGAATGACAATCGCTTGATCGCCTTTATTGCCCTGGGTGCGGTGGTTCTGGCCTTTACCGGCGCGGAGGCCTTGTATGCCGATATGGGTCACTTCGGTGCCAAGCCTATACGCTTGGCATGGTTTTCCATCGTGTTTCCGGCGCTGGCACTCAATTATCTGGGGCAGGGTGGATTATTGCTGTCCAATCCAGGTGCCGTGAGCAACCCTTTTTTTCACCAACTGGGTGCCTGGAGTACCTATCCCTTGGTTATCCTATCGACAATCGCAACCGTCATTGCTTCGCAAGCAACGATTTCAGGCACCTTCTCGATGACCAAGCAAGCCATAGCACTTGGCTTCCTGCCTCGGATGAAGATCGTACACACCTCGGCCATGCAGATCGGCCAAATCTACATCCCGACGGTTAACTGGCTGCAACTGACTGCCGTATTGATCGCTGTGACAGGGTTCGGCTCATCTTCCAACCTGGCCGCAGCGTATGGAATCGCTGTTACCGCAACCATGCTCGTAACGACGATATTGACCTTCTTTGTCCTGCGCTACCGCTGGAAATATAACCTTGCTTTAACCATGCTTGGCACGGGTTTCTTTCTGGTGATCGATCTTGTATTCTTCTCCGCCAACACGCTCAAAATATTGCATGGCGGATGGTTCCCGCTACTGTTGGGAATTTTCCTGTTCACCATCATGCTGACCTGGAAGCAGGGACGCCAACTGGTTTTCGAGAATCTGAACAAACATGCCATCCCACTCAAGGATTTTTTGCGGTCACTCTTCAAAACACCGCCAATGCGCGTGCCTGGCACCGCGATCTTCCTGCATGGTGATATCGATGGCGTCCCCCACGCACTGCTGCATAATTTGACACATAACAAGGTATTGCATGAGCGCGTCGTGTTTCTGACGGTGCGTATGGTTGAAGTCCCCTGGGTGCCTATATCCGATCGGGTACAAATAGAAGAGCTTGGGAATCAGTGTTACCAGATCATTATTCAATACGGCTTTAAAGATGAGCCACACGTTCCACAAGCATTGGAGCTATGCAAGCAATATGGCCTGGAGTTCGAGATACTGGCCACGTCGTTCTTCATCGCACGCCAAACCATTCTCTCGAGTCCAGGGGCGGGAATGGCCCGATGGCAAGAACATCTCTTTATCGGTATGTCGCGCATTGCTCGTGGCGCAGCGGATTACTATCAAATTCCGCCTAACCGCGTAATTGAGCTGGGAACTCAAGTTGAGATTTAA
- a CDS encoding NRAMP family divalent metal transporter, with protein MKEEETSDLHNGPVWKKLGPGLITGAADDDPSGIATYSQVGAGFGYSMLWTTFLTFPLMVGIQIVSARIGRVTGNGLAANIREHYSPWVLHGLVCLLVIANTINIAADIGAMAAALKLLIGGPAHLYGVAFAVVSLVLQVFIPFPRYAPILKLLTLSLFAYVATVFAVEVPWGDVFRSIIIPSVSFETDYVVAVVAVFGTTISPYLFFWQASQEVEEQRASKGEKPLKDAPEQARDHLQRIKMDTYIGMGFSNLIAFFIMLTAAVTLHQHGVKDIQTSAQAAEALRPIAGEYAFLLFSAGIVGTGLLAVPVLAGSAAYAVAESFRWRIGLGHKLLEATGFYMILIAATLLGVMLNFTSIDPIKALFWSAVINGVIAVPIMAIMMSMAAKPEIMGRFIVTSRLQILGWLATAVMALAVLMMAVASFA; from the coding sequence ATGAAGGAGGAAGAGACTTCCGATTTACATAACGGTCCGGTCTGGAAAAAACTGGGCCCCGGGCTTATCACCGGCGCAGCGGATGACGATCCGAGCGGAATTGCTACCTACTCGCAAGTGGGAGCCGGATTCGGCTATTCGATGCTGTGGACGACATTCTTGACTTTTCCCCTTATGGTGGGCATCCAGATTGTCAGCGCCCGCATTGGACGAGTTACCGGTAATGGGCTTGCAGCCAATATTCGCGAGCATTATTCGCCATGGGTCCTGCACGGCCTCGTCTGCTTGCTTGTGATCGCAAACACAATCAACATTGCTGCCGATATCGGCGCAATGGCTGCAGCGCTCAAGCTCTTGATCGGTGGGCCGGCGCATCTGTATGGGGTGGCGTTCGCCGTGGTGTCCCTTGTGCTTCAGGTTTTCATACCGTTTCCACGATATGCGCCGATATTAAAATTATTGACGCTGTCGCTTTTTGCTTATGTCGCCACGGTTTTCGCCGTCGAGGTTCCTTGGGGTGACGTCTTTCGCAGCATAATCATCCCGTCCGTCTCTTTCGAAACTGATTATGTGGTGGCGGTTGTTGCTGTGTTCGGCACTACCATCAGTCCCTATCTATTTTTCTGGCAAGCTTCGCAGGAAGTTGAGGAACAACGGGCGTCAAAGGGCGAGAAGCCGCTTAAAGACGCACCGGAGCAGGCGCGCGATCACCTTCAGCGTATCAAGATGGATACTTACATCGGGATGGGATTTTCCAACCTCATCGCATTTTTCATTATGCTGACGGCAGCGGTCACCTTGCATCAACATGGTGTCAAGGATATCCAGACGTCTGCACAGGCGGCGGAAGCGCTGCGTCCCATAGCAGGTGAATATGCGTTTTTGTTATTTTCGGCAGGCATAGTAGGCACCGGATTGCTTGCCGTGCCGGTTCTCGCAGGTTCGGCCGCCTATGCCGTGGCGGAATCCTTCAGATGGCGTATTGGTTTGGGCCACAAGCTCCTGGAGGCCACGGGTTTTTATATGATTCTGATTGCCGCAACGCTTTTAGGCGTGATGCTCAACTTCACTTCCATCGACCCAATCAAAGCACTGTTCTGGAGTGCCGTCATCAATGGCGTTATTGCTGTGCCCATCATGGCGATAATGATGTCAATGGCGGCGAAACCGGAAATAATGGGAAGGTTTATAGTCACGTCTCGGCTTCAGATACTAGGTTGGCTTGCGACAGCTGTGATGGCGCTCGCGGTGCTTATGATGGCAGTAGCCTCATTTGCATAA
- a CDS encoding thiol-disulfide oxidoreductase DCC family protein, with protein sequence MSSKVYYNSACPVCNAGIKDQRKRMEACGIKDIQWIDVHAHPEAVEEIGAPLEQVRERLHVRSADGKLSVGADAFARLWSQTPGQRWLAALLRLPVFRQLTQLAYNLFARLLYRWNRAKRHW encoded by the coding sequence ATGTCCAGCAAGGTCTATTACAACAGCGCATGCCCCGTTTGTAATGCGGGAATCAAGGATCAGCGCAAGCGTATGGAAGCGTGCGGTATCAAGGACATCCAGTGGATCGATGTACATGCTCATCCGGAAGCGGTAGAGGAGATAGGCGCGCCGCTGGAGCAGGTGCGGGAGCGGCTCCACGTCAGGAGTGCGGATGGCAAGCTTAGCGTAGGCGCCGATGCGTTCGCTCGTCTGTGGTCACAGACGCCGGGTCAGCGCTGGTTGGCCGCGTTATTGCGTTTACCGGTGTTCAGGCAACTTACGCAATTGGCGTACAATTTGTTTGCCCGTCTGCTGTATCGCTGGAACCGTGCAAAGAGACACTGGTAA
- a CDS encoding DUF4156 domain-containing protein — protein MIMKTGVAVSVLLLVGCSAISPTPEGRSVELLTEKPTGNCKALGDVVGSQGNWFTGDYTSNENLLIGARNDLRNKASKMGGNYVWVQDSSNTNAWGSKGTSNTTVLGVVYRCE, from the coding sequence ATGATCATGAAAACAGGTGTCGCGGTATCGGTTCTTCTTCTTGTCGGTTGTTCAGCGATTTCGCCGACGCCGGAAGGAAGGTCCGTTGAGCTTCTGACTGAAAAACCAACCGGCAATTGCAAAGCGCTTGGCGACGTTGTCGGCTCTCAGGGTAATTGGTTTACCGGTGACTATACATCAAACGAAAATCTGCTCATCGGCGCCCGAAACGACCTGCGTAACAAGGCATCTAAAATGGGCGGAAACTACGTTTGGGTGCAAGACTCCAGTAATACCAACGCATGGGGCAGCAAAGGCACATCAAACACCACGGTCCTGGGTGTTGTCTATCGCTGTGAGTGA
- a CDS encoding YnfA family protein: MFELKVLFLFLATAVAEIIGCYLPYLWLNQGQSAWLLIPAAVSLALFAWLLTLHPTAAGRTYAAYGGVYIFVAILWLWAVDGIRPTAWDVAGSLVALAGMGIIMFGPKHA, from the coding sequence ATGTTTGAGCTAAAAGTCCTTTTTCTTTTCCTGGCTACGGCTGTTGCCGAGATTATAGGCTGCTATCTGCCTTATCTCTGGCTCAATCAGGGCCAGAGTGCCTGGTTGCTTATACCCGCTGCCGTAAGCCTCGCGTTATTCGCATGGCTGCTCACTCTCCACCCCACAGCTGCAGGCCGTACCTACGCCGCGTATGGAGGTGTCTATATTTTTGTTGCGATCCTCTGGCTCTGGGCTGTCGACGGTATCAGGCCAACGGCATGGGACGTGGCAGGGTCTCTGGTGGCGCTTGCGGGCATGGGCATTATCATGTTTGGGCCAAAACATGCATAA
- a CDS encoding SRPBCC family protein encodes MRCIAVFAAAAVFAAIPAQALDVKSPGPDWTEAYHTSELTIFIKDVNEGRRIVATGEVEVRPEIVFDVLSDFEHYPDFMPYVEESRILSRKGNSQVVTYARIAPPFVSDRDYLLRVRMTRGTASNSGVFKIEWEAVPEVQPEVEGVVRIKLNEGSWLVAPLDGGTRTQLTYTLLTNPGGLIPDFVANMSNTIAIPELFKAVGKRSVQEANAKGE; translated from the coding sequence ATGCGCTGCATTGCTGTTTTTGCCGCCGCTGCTGTATTCGCTGCCATACCTGCGCAGGCGCTCGACGTGAAGAGCCCTGGGCCGGACTGGACGGAGGCTTATCACACCAGCGAACTTACCATTTTCATAAAAGACGTCAATGAGGGTCGTAGAATCGTGGCAACTGGCGAGGTGGAGGTCCGGCCAGAGATTGTTTTTGATGTTCTCAGCGACTTCGAGCATTACCCGGATTTCATGCCTTATGTAGAGGAGTCACGCATACTCAGCCGCAAGGGAAATAGCCAGGTTGTCACTTACGCGCGTATAGCGCCGCCATTCGTAAGTGATCGCGACTATCTGCTCAGGGTCAGGATGACACGCGGCACGGCCTCAAACAGTGGTGTATTCAAGATTGAGTGGGAGGCAGTCCCCGAGGTGCAACCCGAGGTCGAGGGGGTCGTGCGTATCAAGCTTAATGAAGGCTCCTGGCTTGTGGCGCCGCTTGATGGCGGCACGCGCACACAGCTGACCTACACGTTGCTGACGAATCCCGGCGGTCTGATTCCGGACTTTGTTGCAAACATGTCGAATACGATCGCCATACCTGAACTCTTCAAGGCGGTAGGGAAGCGCTCCGTTCAAGAAGCGAATGCAAAAGGGGAGTAA
- a CDS encoding class I SAM-dependent methyltransferase, whose protein sequence is MSLRHSYTIIAPLYDAFLAAAGTGLRAASLAQLPQQPRQDGLNILISGIGTGLDLPYLPPGHTYTGLDLTAAMLGRAKPRIGNLHLNLVRGDSMALPFAGASFDYVVLHLILAIVPDARSCLRETARVLKPGGHVLILDKFLKPGETAWLRRALNLLSQHIVTRLDVIFEEVLEGVPELKMETDVPVLAGGWFRSIRLTKDRPDAE, encoded by the coding sequence ATGTCCTTGCGCCATTCCTACACGATTATCGCCCCGCTTTACGACGCTTTTCTAGCGGCGGCAGGTACGGGCCTGCGTGCAGCGAGTCTTGCACAACTACCGCAACAGCCCCGGCAAGATGGCCTCAACATCCTGATCAGCGGTATTGGGACGGGCCTCGACTTGCCCTATCTCCCCCCGGGCCATACTTATACCGGTCTGGATCTTACCGCCGCCATGCTGGGGCGCGCGAAACCCCGGATCGGAAATCTGCATTTGAATCTCGTTCGTGGCGACAGCATGGCGCTTCCGTTTGCCGGCGCTTCCTTCGACTATGTGGTGTTGCATCTCATTCTGGCGATCGTTCCCGATGCGCGTTCATGTTTGAGAGAGACGGCGCGCGTGCTGAAGCCGGGCGGCCACGTGCTGATACTCGACAAGTTCCTCAAGCCGGGTGAGACCGCGTGGCTGAGAAGAGCGCTGAATCTGCTGTCGCAGCATATTGTTACACGGCTCGATGTTATATTTGAAGAGGTACTGGAAGGCGTTCCTGAATTGAAAATGGAAACGGATGTGCCGGTACTGGCGGGCGGCTGGTTCCGTAGTATTCGCCTGACCAAAGACCGGCCGGATGCCGAATAG
- the lgt gene encoding prolipoprotein diacylglyceryl transferase, which yields MLVHPQFDPIAIHLGPLAIRWYGLMYLIGFASFILLGRHRIKHNPQGVFTHAMLDDMLFYGVLGVILGGRLGHVLFYQFGYYLQHPLEILAVWQGGMSFHGGFLGVISAMALLARKYKLPWLAVTDFIAPLVPLGLGAGRIGNFINAELWGRPTDVAWGMIFPNVDSLPRHPSQLYEFALEGLAFFALVWIYSAKPRPVAAVSGMFLIGYGVFRSAAEFFREPEDGFMGVMTLGISMGQWLSLPMVVAGIIMIIWAYRTQPILPQSPARSDKPAKATKPAAAGKRNRS from the coding sequence ATGCTCGTTCACCCGCAGTTCGACCCCATCGCCATCCATCTCGGGCCGCTCGCCATTCGATGGTATGGACTTATGTATCTCATCGGATTCGCGTCGTTCATCCTGCTGGGGCGCCATCGCATCAAGCATAACCCTCAAGGCGTATTCACACACGCCATGCTCGACGACATGCTGTTTTACGGTGTGTTGGGCGTGATATTGGGCGGCCGCCTGGGTCATGTATTATTTTACCAGTTCGGCTATTATCTACAGCATCCGCTGGAGATCCTTGCGGTTTGGCAGGGCGGAATGTCCTTTCACGGCGGCTTTCTCGGCGTGATATCCGCAATGGCGCTGCTGGCCCGAAAATATAAATTGCCGTGGCTGGCCGTAACGGATTTCATTGCGCCGCTGGTGCCGCTGGGCCTGGGCGCCGGCCGGATCGGTAATTTCATAAACGCCGAGTTGTGGGGACGCCCAACCGATGTCGCCTGGGGCATGATCTTCCCTAACGTGGACAGCCTCCCGCGTCATCCTTCGCAACTCTACGAGTTTGCATTGGAGGGGCTGGCTTTTTTTGCGCTGGTATGGATTTATTCGGCGAAACCGAGGCCGGTCGCAGCCGTGTCCGGCATGTTTCTTATCGGTTACGGCGTATTTCGTTCGGCCGCCGAATTTTTCCGCGAACCGGAGGATGGCTTCATGGGGGTAATGACGCTCGGTATCAGCATGGGTCAATGGCTATCGTTGCCGATGGTTGTCGCAGGAATAATCATGATTATTTGGGCCTATCGCACCCAGCCTATCCTGCCGCAGAGCCCCGCGCGGTCCGATAAGCCGGCCAAGGCTACCAAGCCCGCTGCGGCCGGGAAGCGGAATCGAAGCTAG